Genomic segment of Nostoc sp. TCL240-02:
GAAACACAAGCTCAACAAAAAACAATTGGATATCTACCACAATTCTCTAATAGTAAACTACTCCCTGGAGCAATAATTACAGGTTCAGGTAGTTCATTGTTAGCGATCGCACTGATTAGTTTTTTAGGCACTACTTGGATTAGCTCTGGATTGTGGTTGCTAATTTTAGGTGGGGTAATCTTAATTCAATCTCGTTCGCTTTTGGAAAAAAGTTATTTAATTGTGATTGCTATCATAGCAAATTCACTAATTGTCTTGACTTTCAAAAATTTGCTCACAAATAATCTTCTCCAATCTGGAGTTAATGGACTTTTGCTTGTAGTATTGCTAGTTTTTCTTGCAGGTCTTTTAACGCTGATTATTGTGGGTATGTCAGAAATAATAAACAAACTTATTTCTAAATATTTTTAAAATTTAAATATAAGCTAATTTTCCACTGTATATTGATTTTTAATAAGCTTTCTATAATTTGGAGTATTATTCATGACAAATAAAAAAGAGAACCTGAAGTTGCTTATTTCTTTGGGGCTGGCTGGAGTAATGGTAGCAGCTATTTTGTGGGTAATTAGGCAACTTTCTTCTAGTATCGTAATAACATCATTAAACAACCCCACATCTAGTTCAAGTGAAGTTAAGAATAAGCCTCCATTGATGAATTTGGGTACAAGAATTTTGTTGAAAGTGCAAACATACCCTGATAAAGCAGATGGAGTTAAAGCTTTTGAGCAAAAAGATTTTACCACTGCTGTTCAAAAGTTTAGCGCTTCCTTAAAAAATAATCCTAATGACCCAGAAACTCTAATTTATTTAAATAACGCTAAAATTGCACGAGATAAGTATAGCGCTCTAAAAGTTGCTGTGATAGCATCAATTAATTTTGACTCTAACTTATCAGAAGAAATTTTGCGTGGTGTAGCTCAAGCTCAAAATGAAATTAATAACCAAGGAGGAATTGATGGTAAGAAGCTGCAAATTGTGATTGCCAGTGCTGAGAATAGAGAAGATTTTGCACGATTAGATAATGAATTATTTCAAGACAAGAGCATTGTGGCAGCAGTGGGAGTTAGACGTAATGCTGCAATTTATAATGAAAAGCACTTGGTGTTAGTCTTTCCTGTCGAGCGCCCAACTCAAGCCGAAAATCAAGAAAAGTTAGATAATAATGCAGTAAGTAGTGAGCCAAATAGTTCCACAACTAACTACTTATTTCATGTAAATCCGCTATATGATAATTTAGTAGATACTCATGCTCGCTACATTGCTCGACAAGGAAGAAATGTTGCTATTTGTGGCGATATTCGTAGCTCAAGAGATAATTCAGGTTCATCATCTAATCAGATACTTGTAGAACAGTACACTCAAGCTCTCCAAAAATATGGAAGTAAGGTTATTAGTACACCTTGCAATTTGGCAGATAAAGATTTGGACTATAGAGCTTTTGTAGATAAAGTTATAGAAACAGAAAACGCCAGTGGCTTTTTACTATTACCTTCAGTCAGAAATATATATTTTGCCACCAAAGTAGCACAAGAGGTTAAAGGCAGGAAACCTCTCTTTGCTTCCGAAACTATGTACAGTTCAACAACTTTGCAAAATGGCACCGATCTCGAAGGAATGGTACTACCTGTGTATTGGCATCGTGATGCTAATAAAGATAATCCATTTGCAGAAAATGCCTTTAAGCTTTGGAATGCACGGGTAAATCAGAGAACAGCCGGAGCTTATGATGCACTCCAAGTAATTATCACTGGACTGAAACAAGATAACACTCGCGAAGGGTTGCAAAAGGTATTGTCTAATCGTGATTTTTCAACTTCTGGAGCCACAGGAATGATTAAGTTTTCGCCTTCAGGTGAGCGCCAAGGAGAAGCTTTACTAGTCAAAATCGCGCGTTGTGAGCGTTGTTCTTCTGGAACTGATTATGATTTTGCCCTCTTGAATAAGAAGTAATTTTTTGACATTAATTTTCATTCTAGAGATATAGATGTCTTCAAAATTAGGTAATCTGTTTATCTGTTCAATTTGGATGTAATACAGAATATCTGTTCCTAATTTAGAACTAAACCTCGTCTACCTTGATAACCTACATAAATATATCTTTTAAAAAACTCTAGGTTTCAACATAGATGAGGTTTATAAATCGGGGCGATCGCTTAGAGGTTGTTTGAAAAGTGTTTCGCTGTAACTTTAGGTACTTTTAGATTCCCCCTATTCCCCTTTTAAAGGGGGGAATAGAATCAAAGTCCAAAGTCCCCTTTAAAAGAAAGGGGAATTTAGGGATGATATAAAACTATTTGATACCGATAAGAGTAATTTTCAAACATCCTCTTAAATTTATATTTATATTGTGTAACGCTAAACTTTTTTTCTACCCACCGTTGCGAAAGCTATCACTCAAAAGAAAGAGGGAATCTCCCTAAGCTGTGTGTCAAGGTTATATCAGTAATAACTACGAACACTTTGCCGAGGAGAACTACGGATGGTAGCTACTTTAGATGATACGAAACGCAATGCTATTGCTGTGAAATTGGCAAGTATTAAAGCACTTCAACAATTGGTGATCGAAAATGAGCAATCGCTTTTGAGAGAAGGACTCGATGCCGAAATTGCCGATCGCATCCGAAATTTTCTCAAAGATGATGAAAAAAATATTGGCGTTCTGGAAACTGTAATTGGTCAGTATGGCATTCAGGCTGAACCAAAAAAAAATGTTACACAATTCATTGAAAAAGCTCGTGAATTGTTCAAAAGTTCTGAGTTGAGCCTGTATGAAAAAGTATCTCAGCATGAATTGCTGAAACATCAACTAGTAATGAGTGGTTTGATAGTTCACAAGGCTGCTCAAAAAGTTGGTGCTGACGTTTTGCTAGCGATCGCACCTTTGAACACCATTAACTTTGAAAATCGCGCTCACCAAGAGCAACTCAAAGGTATTTTAGAAATTTTGGGTGTCCGTGAACTAACTGGACAAGATGCAGATCAAGGAATTTGGGCACGTGTTCAAGACGCTATGGCCGCAGTCAGTGGTGTGGTAGGTAGTGCTGTAACCCAAAGTAGTGACAAAAAGGATCTGAATATTCAAGATGCCATCCGCCTCGATCACAACAAGGTAAACACCCTGTTCACCGAATTGCTACAAAGCAACAATCCCCAGAAGATCCAAGAGTACTTCGGTCAAATTTATAAGGATCTAACTGCTCACGCGGAAGCTGAAGAGGAAGTAGTCTATCCAAGAGTACGTCCTTTCTACGGTCAAGATAACACCCAAGAATTGTTTGACGAGCAAGCTCATACAAAGCAGGCGTTAGAAGAAATTAAGGCTCTTAGCCCATCTTTACCCCTATTTAAAGAGAAAGTCAAACAGCTGATGGATGCTCTTGGCGATCATATTCGTCAAGAAGAAAGCACGATGTTTGCTGCCATTCGCAACAATTTAAGCACTGAGCAAAGTGAGCAACTGGCTACTGAGTTCAAAGCTGCTAAGACCCGAATTCAAAAAAAGCTAGGTGTTGTTAACGAAGCGAATGCATAGGATGTTTTTGGGCTTTCTATATCCGCTAAAAAACTTTAGTTAAACAAAAACTCCCAGCACATCAGCGCTGGGAGTTTTTGTTTAAACATCTTGTTGACAATATTTATAAGCGGCATAAGCCATAGTTACAACCCCGGTGATAATGGCAGCTTCATCAACTTCAAATTGGGGATGGTGTAATGGGTGGTTAATGATTCTTTCTTTGTAGCCTACACCCAAGCGAAACATGGAACCAGGGGCATGTTCCAAATACATAGAAAAATCTTCAGCACCAAGGGAAGGTTCGGGTAAAACTTGAACGCGATCGCTACTCCAAGCTTCTTCTGCGGCTGATTGTAATAATTGCGTCAAGGCATAATCATTTTGAACGCTGGGTACGCCCTGGCGATAATTCACTTGATAGTTTGCTCCGTAGGTCTGGCAAACATTAGATACAATGTTTTCAATCCAGTTAGGGAGATGAGCGCGAGTTTCGGGATGGAGCGATCGCACGGTTCCCAATAACTGCACTTTATCCGCAATTATATTGGGCGCTCTGCCACCGTTAATTTTCCCTATGCTTAATACTACAGGACGCAAGGGGTTCTGCGTTCGGCTGATGGCTTGTTGCAATGCAGTAATGACTTGGCAAGCAATCCAAATTGCATCAATGGCCTCATGAGGACGCGCCCCATGTCCAGATTCTCCCATAATTAGAATTTCTAAATCATCTGCGGCGGCTGTCAATGCCCCGTAACGCACGCCAATAGATCCTGCGGGTATAGAAGGAAAAACATGAACCCCTAATACAGCCGAGACGTTTTCCATTGCCCCATCTTTCACCATCCAGCTTGCACCTTGAGCAATTTCCTCGGCTGGCTGAAATAAAAACCGCATTTTCCCACCCAACTCCTCTGCCATTTGTGACAGCACCATTGCTGTTCCTAATCCCACTGTGGTATGGACATCGTGACCACAAGCGTGCATAACACCCTCGGCGCGAGAGGCGTATTCTAAATTTGTCCCTTCTTGAATTGGCAAGGCATCCATATCTGTGCGAATTGCCAATAAACGGTCATTTTGACCAGTGCCTTGGAGTTCTCCAACTACGCCCGTTTTGCCAACTCCCTCTTGTACATGCAGACCACTGGAAGACAAAACACCCGCTACGAAGGCTGCTGTTTGGTACTCCTGACCACTGAGTTCTGGGTGAGAGTGGATGTGGCGGCGAATTTCAATCAAGCGAGGCGCTAGTTTTGTTGCTAAGTCTTTAATATGGGTAAGCATCAATTCAATTAATCTACAAGCTTTTTTCCCATGATAAAGAACTGTTAACAAACAAAATGCTTTTGCTATACAAGGATAGGTGAAGGTGGAAGGGGGCAAGGGGGCAGGGAGCAGGGGGCAAGGGAGAAGAGGGAGATTAATTAATAACCAATGCCCCATTCCCCATTCCCCATTCCCCAGTTTATTTGGAATAACAGGTTGTACCTGGAGTATTTTCGGGTTTGAACTTGTTACATTCTCTGGTCTTTTGACGTTCTAACGACCATTCATAAGGCATATCTGAGGTGACTACACCATTAGACATTGTTGTTAGTCGGAAGTTAGCCCCCCGAAAATTGGTAAACTGCAATTTAGCATCTTTTAAGTTTGCTGCTTCCAAATTGGCGCTGATGAAACCGGCATAAGATAAATCAGCGTTTTCCAGGGATGCTGATTTCAAATTTGCTCCGGTTAAGGAAGCACCCATAAGATTGACAGAATTCAGGATCGCACCTTCTAAATTTGCACCGGTGAGATCGGCATTGGTAAGATTAGCTTTAGATAATGTTGCACCACTCAAGTCAGCCCCTCGCAAATTTGCTCCAGTTAAATTCAGTTGAGTTAGGTCAGCACCATTCAAACTACACCTTGGACAGGCATTTGTTGCCTTCAACTGATCCAAATCTAGTTGATTTAACGCCAGGGCCTGCTCTGCAAACCCAAAACAAGCTAACAAAACGACGGTAGCAACAATCTTAAATTTCATATTTTTTACAGATATCTACAAAAATGACAAGTTACGCACATTGCGTACTGTCATACTTACATATACCGCTTCTCTAGGGAAGAACAGGGATGAAGCATTCATTAAGAAGCTGTAAAAATACTATAAATTCTAATGGTAATACTACCCAAACTGAAATATAGGCTATAGAATCGATTCGTAAGGAACTATACCGAACGTCTTATAGACTACCATATATGTGATCCCCCTAGCTCGATGAAAAATACGACTAGGGGGATCTTGTTTTTGGGAATGGGGAATGGGGAGTTGGGAATTGGGCATCGATAAGAGATAGGGGGGACAAGGAAGAGGGGGGAGACTTGGGAGAGACTGTTGAATAATTCTCCCTTTATCCTCCCTGTCCTCCTTGTCCCCCTTGTCCTCCTAATCTCCCCTACCCCCTGCCCCTTGCCTCCTTCCTCTTTCATCGCCATCCTAAAAAGCGCAATCCAGGGACAATTAGGTAGTAACTTACTGCTAACCAGAAGCTGATAAAGAAGCCTACAGAACCAAAAAAAATC
This window contains:
- a CDS encoding ABC transporter substrate-binding protein, which gives rise to MTNKKENLKLLISLGLAGVMVAAILWVIRQLSSSIVITSLNNPTSSSSEVKNKPPLMNLGTRILLKVQTYPDKADGVKAFEQKDFTTAVQKFSASLKNNPNDPETLIYLNNAKIARDKYSALKVAVIASINFDSNLSEEILRGVAQAQNEINNQGGIDGKKLQIVIASAENREDFARLDNELFQDKSIVAAVGVRRNAAIYNEKHLVLVFPVERPTQAENQEKLDNNAVSSEPNSSTTNYLFHVNPLYDNLVDTHARYIARQGRNVAICGDIRSSRDNSGSSSNQILVEQYTQALQKYGSKVISTPCNLADKDLDYRAFVDKVIETENASGFLLLPSVRNIYFATKVAQEVKGRKPLFASETMYSSTTLQNGTDLEGMVLPVYWHRDANKDNPFAENAFKLWNARVNQRTAGAYDALQVIITGLKQDNTREGLQKVLSNRDFSTSGATGMIKFSPSGERQGEALLVKIARCERCSSGTDYDFALLNKK
- a CDS encoding hemerythrin domain-containing protein, which gives rise to MVATLDDTKRNAIAVKLASIKALQQLVIENEQSLLREGLDAEIADRIRNFLKDDEKNIGVLETVIGQYGIQAEPKKNVTQFIEKARELFKSSELSLYEKVSQHELLKHQLVMSGLIVHKAAQKVGADVLLAIAPLNTINFENRAHQEQLKGILEILGVRELTGQDADQGIWARVQDAMAAVSGVVGSAVTQSSDKKDLNIQDAIRLDHNKVNTLFTELLQSNNPQKIQEYFGQIYKDLTAHAEAEEEVVYPRVRPFYGQDNTQELFDEQAHTKQALEEIKALSPSLPLFKEKVKQLMDALGDHIRQEESTMFAAIRNNLSTEQSEQLATEFKAAKTRIQKKLGVVNEANA
- a CDS encoding M20 family metallopeptidase is translated as MLTHIKDLATKLAPRLIEIRRHIHSHPELSGQEYQTAAFVAGVLSSSGLHVQEGVGKTGVVGELQGTGQNDRLLAIRTDMDALPIQEGTNLEYASRAEGVMHACGHDVHTTVGLGTAMVLSQMAEELGGKMRFLFQPAEEIAQGASWMVKDGAMENVSAVLGVHVFPSIPAGSIGVRYGALTAAADDLEILIMGESGHGARPHEAIDAIWIACQVITALQQAISRTQNPLRPVVLSIGKINGGRAPNIIADKVQLLGTVRSLHPETRAHLPNWIENIVSNVCQTYGANYQVNYRQGVPSVQNDYALTQLLQSAAEEAWSSDRVQVLPEPSLGAEDFSMYLEHAPGSMFRLGVGYKERIINHPLHHPQFEVDEAAIITGVVTMAYAAYKYCQQDV
- a CDS encoding pentapeptide repeat-containing protein, with protein sequence MKFKIVATVVLLACFGFAEQALALNQLDLDQLKATNACPRCSLNGADLTQLNLTGANLRGADLSGATLSKANLTNADLTGANLEGAILNSVNLMGASLTGANLKSASLENADLSYAGFISANLEAANLKDAKLQFTNFRGANFRLTTMSNGVVTSDMPYEWSLERQKTRECNKFKPENTPGTTCYSK